A window of Pyrus communis chromosome 3, drPyrComm1.1, whole genome shotgun sequence genomic DNA:
TAAGGGTGGCACCTTGTTGGCCAAAAGACAAAAACGATGGATGGAATGTGGATGGCATGAGCCTATGTGTTATAGTGCCAGACAATTAAAAGAGCAGTTCACTTCAAGATTGTCGGTCAACAACACCATCATCCCCAGAAAGTGCTTTACAAATCATGTGTCAGGACACTTGTCATATATTGAGCCGGAAATGTATAGTTTCTTAAAAAGAAAAGCAATTCGCTGGATAGGTTTTCATAATGagaatgaagaaaatgaaacgTGTGCAAGAGCACTTACTAGCCCACAACTTTCAGATTAGTGTCTCAGGCTCAACCACTTCAGTCATCAGCTCAGCCTGCAACAACTCAGCAGGTTCACGCACCTTCTTTCGATTCCAAAAACCGTCCACCATGGCACTCCATATTCCCTCATCGGGGACACATCCATCAAGCACCATCTCTTCAACAATTCGATAAGCTTTGTGCAGGTCTCCTTTCTGAGATATACATTTcactaaaatataaaaagtctTCATATCAATTGAGATACCCCTGGTACGCATGCTAAGATACAGTTGAAAAGCTCGGTTTTGATCACCGTTGCTACACAAGCCCTGGACCACTGCATTATGAATCCTAACAAGAAGGCCCCAGGTTAATCTGTTAGGCGTAACTCCGCCAAGGATCATCTCATCAAGAAAGTTTGCAGCTTCCTTGAACTTGTATACATTGCAAAATCCACTTATTACTTTCCCATAAAGGCCTGCATCTGGTTTCAAGCCTTGAAGCTTCATCCTGTCAAGAATCTCTGTAGCTTCTTGAAGCTTTCCTTCTTCACAGAGTCCATGAAGCAAAGTACTATATGTGATTATGTTCGGCTTATGGCGCTTGCTAACCATTAAGTCTAATAGTGCCATTGCTTGTCCAGAACGCCCACCCTTGCAAAACCCATCCATCAAAGAGCTGTAAGTAAACACGTTTGGAGTAATACCTTTGCTTGACATGTCTTCAAAAAATTCCATAGCCTCATCCAAGTTCTTAGATTGACACAAACCATGTATCAAGGAAGTATAAGTAACAACAGAGGGCAAACAACCTTTTGTTCCCATCTCCTTGAATAGCCCCTTTGCTTCCCCAATCTTTCCCATCCTACACAATCCATTGATCAAAGTACCATACGTATACGAATCTGGGGTGCACCCCTTATTGGGCATCTCGCGGAATATTCGAAGAGCTGAATCCATAGAATTACTGTTCTTACAAAGGGCTTTGATCAAAATATTAAGCGAAATAACACTAGCTGGAATGCC
This region includes:
- the LOC137729597 gene encoding pentatricopeptide repeat-containing protein At5g46100; amino-acid sequence: MGSKTLFKWSKQITTSQVGQLIKAEKDLQKAVLVFDSATAEYTNGFRHDHTTFGLMVSRLVSANQFRSAEALLDRMREEKCSVTEDIFLSVCRGYGRVHRPLDAVRVFHKMEDFQCKPTQKTYITILGILVEENQLKIAFKFYKYMRETGIPASVISLNILIKALCKNSNSMDSALRIFREMPNKGCTPDSYTYGTLINGLCRMGKIGEAKGLFKEMGTKGCLPSVVTYTSLIHGLCQSKNLDEAMEFFEDMSSKGITPNVFTYSSLMDGFCKGGRSGQAMALLDLMVSKRHKPNIITYSTLLHGLCEEGKLQEATEILDRMKLQGLKPDAGLYGKVISGFCNVYKFKEAANFLDEMILGGVTPNRLTWGLLVRIHNAVVQGLCSNGDQNRAFQLYLSMRTRGISIDMKTFYILVKCISQKGDLHKAYRIVEEMVLDGCVPDEGIWSAMVDGFWNRKKVREPAELLQAELMTEVVEPETLI